A stretch of the Cuculus canorus isolate bCucCan1 chromosome 15, bCucCan1.pri, whole genome shotgun sequence genome encodes the following:
- the LOC104060422 gene encoding chemerin-like receptor 1 gives MPSYGKMELGSVSHSPERSSLSKGVGQEERTTRCGRAAKECCAVDSGSLAMDSISSSPSPFPASSPTVPSENTTTQDYYSGLQKSMHVLSMVVYSIACLLGVTGNGLVIWIAGFKMKKTVNSVWFLNLAIADFIFTFFLPLSIAYTALGFHWPFGKLLCKLNSTIAFLNMFASVFLLTVISMDRCVSVAFPVWSHNRRSPELASRVALGTWGLALLLSSPYLVFRDTVVSSRNVTSCYNNFALSDDYTSEATRRLWRMRHKAMIITRFLCGFLIPFMVILICYSIVAVKLKRRQLASSAKPYRIIIAVTISFFLCYFPYHVFSLLEISKNSSSHEMKMALYIGIPLVSSLAFFNSCINPILYVFVGPDFKEKFCQSILSTFEGAFSEESVLGSLTSRRKSRSASEAEVPRV, from the exons ATGCCAAGCTATGGGAAAATGGAGCTAGGCAGCGTGAGTCACTCTCCGGAGAGGAGCAGCCTCTCAAAGGGAGTTGGCCAGGAGGAGAGGACCACCCGCTGCGGCAGAGCAGCCAAGGAGTGCTGTGCGGTG GACTCTGGCTCGCTAGCGATGGACAgcatctcttcttccccttcacCCTTCCCTGCCAGTTCCCCCACTGTGCCTTCTGAGAACACCACTACCCAGGACTACTACTCGGGCCTCCAGAAGAGCATGCATGTCCTCTCCATGGTGGTGTACAGCATCGCCTGCTTACTGGGGGTTACAGGGAACGGCCTTGTCATCTGGATTGCAGGCTTCAAGATGAAGAAGACAGTGAACTCTGTCTGGTTCCTCAACCTGGCCATCGCCGATTTCATCTTCACCTTTTTCCTGCCCCTCAGCATTGCCTACACTGCCCTGGGCTTCCACTGGCCTTTTGGGAAGCTCCTATGCAAGCTGAACAGCACCATTGCATTCCTCAACATGTTTGCCAGCGTCTTCCTCCTGACAGTCATCAGCATGGACCGCTGtgtttctgtggcttttccCGTCTGGTCTCACAACCGCAGGAGCCCAGAGCTGGCATCCAGGGTTGCACTGGGGACATGGGGCCTGGCTCTTCTCCTCAGCTCCCCATACCTCGTCTTTCGGGACACTGTGGTCAGTTCCAGGAATGTCACCAGCTGCTATAATAACTTTGCACTGTCTGACGACTACACGTCCGAGGCAACGCGGAGGCTGTGGAGGATGCGGCACAAAGCGATGATCATAACGCGATTCTTATGTGGGTTCCTCATCCCTTTCATGGTGATTCTCATCTGCTACAGCATCGTTGCTGTTAAGCTGAAAAGAAGGCAGTTAGCCAGCTCTGCAAAACCGTACAGAATTATCATCGCTGTCACAATCTCgtttttcctctgttatttcCCCTACCATGTCTTCTCCTTGCTGGAAATATCCAAAAACTCTTCCAGTCATGAGATGAAAATGGCCCTTTACATAGGGATCCCCTTGGTTTCCAGCCTTGCTTTCTTCAACAGCTGCATCAACCCCATCCTGTACGTATTTGTGGGGCCGGATTTCAAGGAGAAGTTTTGCCAATCTATTCTGTCGACTTTCGAAGGGGCCTTTAGTGAGGAGTcagtcctgggcagcctgaccaGCAGGAGGAAATCCAGGTCTGCTTCAGAAGCCGAGGTCCCGAGAGTCTGA
- the SHMT1 gene encoding serine hydroxymethyltransferase, cytosolic has product MAAQPPPRPRPPAPGPPRAGAAASPAPARANGRRGGGRGGADWPRRGGGGAERAMLGRGGAARRGAGPDRAGPGTAAGDLGPNGKMANSTQGIGGLPSTELWVSHNKMVMEPLESNDPEVHSIIKKEKQRQKLGLELIASENFASRAVLEALGSCMNNKYSEGYPGQRYYGGTEFVDELERLCQKRALQAFRLDPQKWGVNVQPYSGSPANFAVYTALVEPHGRIMGLDLPDGGHLTHGFMTDKKKISATSVFFESMPYKVNPKTGYIDYDQLEENSRLFHPKLIIAGVSCYSRNLDYARMRKIADANGAYLMADMAHISGLVAAGVVPSPFDHCDVVSTTTHKTLRGCRAGMIFYRKGTRSVDPKTGKETLYNLESLINQAVFPGLQGGPHNHAIAGIAVALRQAMTPEFKAYQQQVVANCKALSAALMELGYDIVTGGSDNHLILLDLRSRGTDGGRAERVLEICSIACNKNTCPGDVSALRPSGLRFGTPALTSRGFRQDDFRMVAQYIHRGIELTLRVQKDMSPKATLKEFKEKLEEEKYQAELKALKGEVEAFAATFPLPGLPVL; this is encoded by the exons ATGGCAGCGCAGCCCCCGCCCCGGCCAAGGCCACCCGCGCCGGGCCCGCCACGTGCAGGCGCTGCCGCCAGCCCCGCCCCGGCGCGGGCCAATGGGCGGCGGGGAGGCGGGAGGGGCGGCGCGGATTGGCCGAGgcgcggagggggcggggccgagCGGGCTATGCTAGGGCGGGGGGGGGCCGCGCGGCGGGGAGCGGGACCGGACAGAGCGGGACCGGGAACGGCTGCGG GTGACCTTGGACCCAACGGAAAGATGGCAAACTCAACACAGGGCATCGGGGGcctccccagcacagagctctgGGTCTCCCATAACAAGATGGTGATGGAGCCGCTTGAAAGCAACGACCCAGAG GTGCACAGCATCATCAAGAAGGAGAAGCAGCGACAGAAGCTGGGACTGGAGTTAATCGCATCGGAGAACTTTGCAAGCCGAGCAGTGCTGGAGGCCCTGGGATCCTGCATGAACAACAAATACTCCGAGGGCTACCCAGGGCAGAG GTACTATGGTGGGACGGAGTTCGTAGATGAGCTGGAAAGGTTGTGCCAGAAGCGAGCCCTGCAGGCATTCCGGCTTGACCCACAGAAGTGGGGTGTTAATGTCCAGCCCTACTCAG GGTCACCGGCAAACTTTGCCGTGTACACGGCCCTGGTGGAGCCACACGGCAGGATCATGGGGCTGGACCTGCCCGACGGGGGCCACCTCACCCATGGCTTCATGACGGACAAGAAGAAGATCTCTGCCACCTCTGTCTTCTTCGAGTCCATGCCCTACAAG gTCAACCCCAAGACCGGTTACATCGACTATGATCAGCTGGAGGAGAACTCTCGCCTCTTCCACCCCAAGCTGATCATTGCAG gtgTCAGCTGCTACTCGCGCAACCTGGACTATGCCCGCATGCGGAAGATCGCAGATGCCAATGGTGCCTACCTCATGGCCGACATGGCCCACATCAGTGGGCTGGTGGCTGCTGGAGTGGTGCCCTCCCCCTTTGACCACTGCGATGTCgtctccaccaccacccacaAGACGCTGCGGGGCTGCCGGGCTGGCATGATCTTCTACCGCAAAG GCACCCGCAGCGTGGACCCCAAGACGGGCAAGGAAACGCTCTACAACCTGGAGAGCCTCATCAACCAGGCGGTCTTCCCGGGGCTGCAAGGAGGCCCACACAACCACGCCATTGCAG GGATTGCCGTGGCGCTGCGCCAGGCCATGACGCCTGAGTTCAAAGCCTACCAGCAGCAGGTGGTGGCCAACTGCAAGGCACTCTCGGCAGCACTGATGGAGCTGGGCTACGACATCGTCACAG GTGGCTCCGACAACCACCTGATTCTGCTGGACCTGCGCAGCAGAGGCACGGATGGTGGCCGCGCTGAGCGGGTGCTGGAGATCTGCTCCATTGCCTGCAACAAGAACACGTGCCCTG GCGATGTCAGCGCCCTGCGCCCCAGCGGCCTGCGGTTCGGGACGCCAGCACTCACCTCCCGTGGCTTCAGGCAGGATGACTTCCGCATGGTGGCTCAGTACATCCACAGAG